A region of Paenibacillus sp. JNUCC-31 DNA encodes the following proteins:
- a CDS encoding RluA family pseudouridine synthase — MSKTQNEDQTNGDMSTHDDELLLNDNDRMEWTVAAEHKKERIDKYITESMDNVSRSQVQLWIGDGFVTVNGAKVKANAKLSEGDLIELQIPEPATVEIIAEDIPLDVVYEDSDLIVINKQRGLVVHPAPGHTSGTLVNALMYHCKDLSGINGELRPGIVHRIDKDTSGLIMAAKNDRAHASLAAQLKEHSVNRRYIALVHGHLSHDQGTIDAPIGRDTNDRKMYTVTERNSKHAVTHFTVTERINDYTLLELKLETGRTHQIRVHMKFIGHPLVGDPTYGRNKGIKMQGQALHAAILGFVHPTTGEYLEFTAPLPQDMEDVLASLRSR, encoded by the coding sequence ATGAGTAAAACGCAAAATGAAGATCAGACTAACGGAGACATGTCAACACATGACGATGAGCTCCTGCTGAATGACAATGACCGTATGGAATGGACGGTTGCTGCAGAACATAAGAAAGAACGAATTGACAAATATATTACAGAATCCATGGATAACGTATCGCGGTCCCAAGTTCAATTGTGGATTGGAGACGGGTTCGTAACGGTAAACGGGGCTAAAGTCAAAGCAAACGCCAAATTATCCGAAGGTGATCTGATAGAACTCCAAATTCCTGAGCCGGCAACGGTGGAGATCATTGCTGAAGATATTCCGCTTGACGTGGTATATGAAGATAGTGATTTGATCGTTATTAACAAACAGCGCGGCCTTGTTGTACATCCTGCACCAGGGCATACGTCTGGAACACTCGTTAATGCTCTGATGTATCATTGCAAGGATCTCTCAGGCATTAACGGAGAGTTGCGTCCCGGCATTGTGCATCGGATTGATAAGGACACATCCGGCCTGATCATGGCTGCAAAAAATGACCGAGCCCATGCTTCGCTGGCAGCCCAACTCAAAGAACATAGTGTGAATAGACGATACATTGCACTCGTTCATGGCCATCTTAGTCATGATCAGGGTACCATTGATGCGCCAATTGGACGAGACACCAATGATCGCAAAATGTACACTGTTACCGAACGTAACAGTAAACATGCCGTCACGCATTTTACCGTCACGGAGCGTATAAATGACTATACCCTGTTGGAGTTGAAACTGGAGACAGGACGTACGCACCAAATTCGTGTTCACATGAAGTTCATTGGTCATCCGCTTGTTGGAGATCCGACGTATGGACGTAACAAAGGGATCAAAATGCAGGGGCAGGCTCTGCATGCCGCGATTCTTGGCTTTGTTCATCCGACCACCGGAGAATATCTTGAATTTACAGCTCCACTTCCGCAGGATATGGAAGATGTGCTGGCCTCATTACGCAGC
- the lspA gene encoding signal peptidase II produces the protein MVYYILAFIVFLVDQGTKFLIATRMELRDEIPVIGNFFVITSHRNSGAAFGILQDQRWFFIVVTLVVVVALVWYLQKVKDTPHKLLPVALSLVLGGAIGNFLDRALTGEVVDFIQLNFGSYTFPIFNIADSAICIGVVLIIVETLLEGRREKAAAKIEGNEHHE, from the coding sequence GTGGTGTATTATATCCTCGCTTTTATCGTATTTTTAGTGGATCAGGGAACGAAGTTCCTCATAGCAACCCGGATGGAACTTAGAGATGAAATTCCGGTGATTGGCAATTTCTTTGTCATCACATCACATCGCAACTCAGGTGCAGCTTTTGGTATTTTGCAGGATCAACGCTGGTTCTTTATTGTGGTTACCCTGGTTGTCGTGGTGGCTTTGGTGTGGTATTTGCAAAAAGTAAAAGATACTCCGCACAAATTGCTGCCTGTGGCGCTTAGTTTGGTGCTTGGCGGAGCGATTGGTAATTTTCTGGATCGGGCTTTGACCGGAGAAGTTGTCGATTTTATTCAGCTTAATTTTGGAAGCTACACGTTTCCCATTTTCAACATAGCCGACTCGGCCATCTGTATCGGAGTGGTACTGATCATTGTGGAAACGTTGCTTGAAGGACGGCGCGAAAAAGCAGCCGCAAAGATCGAAGGGAATGAACATCATGAGTAA
- a CDS encoding TraR/DksA C4-type zinc finger protein produces the protein MSHFTAKQLQLLRSQLITEKRDIEHRLEQNEHYGLGDSMKLQTGELSPIDNHPGDVATEMYEREKDISLLEHDEFQLERIDSALHSIEEGHYGTCAVCQQPIPYERMQAVPYTKYCKKHQPETVVSENRPVEEEFLAPAFGRTSLDERDDQNGFDGEDAWQIVESWGTSNTPAMAEGRDIDSYDVMAIEATDEVEGCVEAYESFVATDIYGHDVSIVRNRQYRQYLENREGDGLLEPDMEPDDSY, from the coding sequence ATGTCACATTTCACTGCCAAACAACTGCAATTGTTACGTTCCCAACTGATAACCGAAAAGCGTGATATTGAACATAGACTGGAGCAAAACGAACATTATGGTCTTGGTGACTCCATGAAGCTCCAGACAGGTGAATTATCACCGATTGACAACCATCCCGGTGATGTAGCTACCGAGATGTATGAACGCGAAAAGGATATTTCACTGCTGGAGCATGATGAATTTCAACTGGAGCGCATTGATTCTGCCCTGCATTCCATTGAAGAAGGCCATTATGGGACTTGTGCCGTATGTCAACAGCCTATCCCCTATGAGCGCATGCAAGCTGTTCCATACACCAAATACTGCAAAAAACATCAACCGGAAACCGTTGTCTCCGAAAATCGCCCAGTCGAGGAAGAATTCCTCGCTCCAGCCTTTGGCCGCACTAGCCTGGATGAACGTGATGACCAGAACGGCTTCGACGGCGAAGATGCATGGCAGATCGTTGAAAGCTGGGGCACCTCCAACACGCCGGCCATGGCAGAGGGACGGGACATCGACAGTTACGACGTCATGGCGATTGAAGCCACAGATGAAGTGGAAGGGTGCGTTGAGGCGTATGAGAGCTTTGTCGCAACCGACATTTATGGTCACGATGTGTCCATCGTACGCAATCGGCAATATCGACAGTACCTGGAGAACCGTGAAGGCGATGGTCTGTTAGAACCGGATATGGAACCAGACGATTCGTATTAA
- a CDS encoding DUF5665 domain-containing protein — MNEHDTQSPSSSESTHSKKAEDKIEELHKLTNRIANELERSRIAQYTELLNRPWKLIGLNLLSGAARGVGIAIGFTFFAATIIYVLQVLGALNLPIVGDYIADIVRIVQRQLELNTY, encoded by the coding sequence ATGAACGAACATGATACCCAATCGCCATCTAGTTCAGAATCCACGCATTCCAAGAAAGCGGAGGACAAGATTGAAGAACTTCACAAGCTCACTAACCGGATCGCCAATGAACTCGAACGTTCACGAATCGCACAGTATACAGAGTTGTTGAACCGGCCGTGGAAACTGATCGGACTTAATTTGTTGTCTGGTGCAGCAAGGGGCGTGGGGATTGCCATCGGTTTCACTTTTTTTGCAGCAACGATCATTTACGTGTTACAAGTGCTTGGCGCGCTTAATCTGCCCATTGTGGGTGATTACATCGCAGATATTGTGCGGATTGTGCAACGACAACTGGAGTTGAACACGTATTAG
- the ileS gene encoding isoleucine--tRNA ligase, protein MQRVDVKEKARARELRVLNKWKTENTFKRSIENREGKPNFVFYEGPPTANGKPHIGHVLGRVIKDFVGRYNTMKGYRVVRKAGWDTHGLPVELGVQKKLGISHKWEIEDYGVEKFINECKASVFEYEQQWRDLTEGIGYWTDMDNPYITLDNNYIESVWNILATIHEKGLLYRGHRVSPYCPSCQTTLSSHEVAQGYKDVKDLSATAKFKLDDSGEFVLAWTTTPWTLPSHVALAVNPDMDYSRVRQDNEVYIMATNLVEKVMKDAKGEYEIIGALKGSDLVGKTYDPPFNYVQAEKANIILGAGFVTDASGTGIVHMAPAHGEDDYRVCRENGISFVNMVDLEGKFVPQVTDFAGRFVKDCDIDIVRYLSEKGRLFSKEKYEHSYPFCWRCDTPLLYYAMDSWFIQTTAIKDQLIANNSEVDWYPGHVRDGRFGKFLEDLVDWNISRDRYWGTPLNIWVCEETGEQFAPHSIAELRARAIGDVPENLELHKPYVDDVKVMSSCGKYEMKRTPEVIDVWFDSGSMPFAQQHYPFENKETFEQQYPADMICEGIDQTRGWFYSLLAVSTLLTGKAPYKAVMATGHVLDENGQKMSKSKGNVIDPWEVIEEYGTDAFRWALLSDSAPWNSKRFSKGIVAEAKSKMVDTLVNTHAFMTLYATIDGFDPQEHPFKLSAHKLDRWILSRLNSLILVVEKALAVNDYLNSSKAIEAFVDELSNWYIRRSRDRFWGSGLTEDKLDAYRTLTEVLVTTAKLVAPFTPMLAEDIYLNLTTGESVHMDDYPVANESLIDLDLEQDMETARRVVELARNVRNETGIKTRQPLSELIVSLDKGFDLASYEEIIKDEINVKGIRTEHNDAEFVDFTLKLNLKVAGKKYGKNVGFLQNFFKGMSADETRKVVTEGVLNVVSPEGEELQVTDEELLVEKQAKSGFASASGYGLTVALNTEITKELEQEGWVREVIRAVQDTRKKLDLPIEKRVRLTLDVDPSLQEAIQSFDDVLRDNVLVTEVTFGTNESMERIEAGGKTFGVYIEG, encoded by the coding sequence ATGCAACGAGTAGACGTCAAAGAAAAAGCACGTGCCAGAGAACTACGCGTGTTAAACAAATGGAAAACTGAGAATACATTCAAAAGATCCATCGAAAACCGGGAAGGCAAGCCGAACTTCGTATTTTACGAGGGACCGCCTACAGCCAACGGTAAACCGCATATCGGTCACGTACTGGGACGGGTAATCAAGGATTTCGTGGGACGCTATAACACGATGAAGGGATACCGCGTCGTTCGTAAAGCAGGATGGGATACACACGGTCTGCCTGTAGAGCTGGGTGTTCAGAAAAAGCTGGGCATCTCCCACAAGTGGGAAATCGAAGATTACGGTGTGGAGAAATTCATTAACGAATGTAAAGCGAGCGTGTTCGAATACGAACAGCAATGGCGCGATCTGACAGAAGGTATCGGCTACTGGACAGATATGGATAACCCATACATCACACTCGACAACAACTACATCGAAAGTGTGTGGAACATCCTGGCAACAATTCATGAAAAAGGCCTGCTGTATCGGGGTCACCGTGTAAGTCCTTACTGTCCGTCTTGTCAGACTACACTCAGTTCCCATGAAGTTGCACAAGGGTACAAGGACGTCAAAGACCTCAGTGCTACGGCCAAATTCAAGCTGGATGACAGCGGCGAATTCGTGCTTGCCTGGACGACGACGCCTTGGACATTGCCTTCACACGTTGCGCTTGCCGTGAATCCGGATATGGACTACTCCCGTGTTCGTCAGGACAACGAAGTGTATATCATGGCGACCAATCTGGTTGAGAAAGTTATGAAAGACGCCAAAGGTGAGTATGAAATCATCGGCGCCCTGAAAGGTTCTGACCTGGTTGGCAAAACGTATGATCCTCCGTTCAACTACGTGCAGGCTGAGAAAGCAAACATCATCCTCGGCGCAGGCTTTGTAACCGATGCAAGTGGTACAGGGATTGTACACATGGCACCTGCACATGGTGAGGATGACTATCGTGTATGTCGTGAGAATGGCATCAGCTTTGTGAACATGGTGGACCTGGAAGGCAAGTTTGTCCCACAGGTAACTGATTTTGCCGGACGTTTTGTGAAGGATTGCGATATTGATATCGTCAGATACCTGTCGGAAAAAGGACGTTTGTTCAGCAAAGAAAAATATGAGCACAGCTATCCGTTCTGCTGGCGTTGTGATACACCACTTCTGTACTATGCAATGGACAGCTGGTTTATCCAAACCACGGCCATCAAGGATCAGTTGATTGCCAACAACAGTGAAGTGGACTGGTATCCGGGCCACGTTCGTGACGGGCGCTTCGGAAAGTTCCTTGAAGACCTCGTGGATTGGAATATCAGCCGTGACCGTTATTGGGGAACGCCGCTGAACATCTGGGTATGTGAAGAGACGGGCGAACAATTCGCTCCTCATAGTATCGCTGAGCTGCGTGCTCGTGCGATTGGCGATGTGCCTGAGAATCTGGAACTGCATAAGCCGTATGTAGATGACGTCAAAGTCATGAGTTCTTGTGGCAAATATGAAATGAAACGTACACCAGAAGTGATCGATGTCTGGTTCGACAGCGGCTCCATGCCGTTTGCCCAACAGCACTATCCATTTGAAAATAAAGAAACATTTGAACAGCAATATCCGGCTGACATGATCTGTGAAGGGATTGACCAGACACGCGGCTGGTTCTACAGCTTGCTGGCGGTATCTACGCTTCTCACAGGCAAAGCGCCTTATAAAGCAGTGATGGCAACAGGCCACGTTCTCGATGAGAACGGACAGAAGATGTCCAAATCCAAAGGTAACGTTATCGATCCTTGGGAAGTTATCGAAGAGTACGGTACAGATGCATTCCGCTGGGCTTTGTTGTCTGACAGCGCACCATGGAACAGCAAACGTTTCTCCAAGGGCATTGTGGCCGAAGCCAAATCCAAAATGGTGGATACGCTGGTCAACACCCATGCATTCATGACGCTGTATGCTACCATTGATGGATTTGATCCACAGGAGCATCCGTTCAAACTGTCTGCACACAAGCTGGATCGCTGGATTCTGTCGAGACTGAACAGCCTGATCCTCGTAGTGGAAAAAGCGCTGGCGGTTAATGACTATCTGAACTCTTCCAAAGCGATTGAAGCATTTGTGGATGAACTCAGTAACTGGTACATCCGTCGTTCCCGTGATCGTTTCTGGGGCAGCGGATTGACAGAAGACAAACTGGACGCATATCGTACACTTACCGAAGTACTGGTGACTACAGCCAAGCTGGTGGCTCCGTTCACACCGATGCTTGCAGAAGACATCTATCTGAATCTGACTACTGGCGAGAGTGTACACATGGATGACTATCCAGTTGCCAATGAATCCCTGATTGATCTGGATCTGGAGCAGGATATGGAGACAGCACGCCGAGTTGTTGAGCTTGCCCGTAACGTTCGTAACGAAACAGGGATCAAAACACGGCAGCCATTGTCCGAGTTAATCGTTTCTCTGGATAAAGGCTTCGATCTGGCGAGTTATGAAGAGATCATCAAGGATGAGATCAATGTCAAAGGTATCCGTACCGAGCATAATGATGCGGAATTCGTTGATTTTACATTGAAGCTGAATCTGAAAGTAGCGGGTAAAAAATACGGTAAAAATGTAGGCTTCCTGCAAAACTTTTTCAAGGGAATGTCTGCGGATGAGACACGTAAAGTGGTGACAGAAGGCGTCCTGAACGTCGTATCTCCGGAAGGCGAAGAGCTGCAAGTGACGGATGAAGAACTACTGGTAGAGAAACAAGCCAAATCCGGTTTTGCATCGGCATCTGGTTATGGTCTGACAGTGGCTCTCAATACTGAAATCACAAAAGAGCTTGAGCAGGAAGGCTGGGTCCGTGAAGTCATTCGTGCAGTACAAGACACGCGGAAGAAGCTCGATCTCCCGATTGAGAAAAGAGTACGTTTAACCTTGGATGTGGACCCGTCTCTCCAAGAAGCGATTCAATCCTTTGATGACGTGCTGCGTGATAATGTTCTCGTAACCGAAGTAACCTTCGGTACGAACGAATCAATGGAGCGCATTGAAGCTGGAGGTAAAACTTTCGGCGTATATATCGAGGGATAA
- a CDS encoding DivIVA domain-containing protein, translating into MPLTPLDIHNKEFSRRLRGYDEDEVNEFLDQVIKDYEGVIRENKELSNQLLSVQEKLDHFATIEETLSKTIIIAQEAADDVKSNAKKEAQLIVKEAEKNADRIVNESLSKSRKIALEVEELKKQASIYRARFRTLVEAQLELLSQDGWEALESREQEVRDREREMKEIY; encoded by the coding sequence ATGCCATTAACGCCGCTGGACATACACAACAAGGAATTTTCCCGACGCTTACGCGGGTATGACGAGGATGAAGTCAATGAATTCCTGGATCAAGTCATCAAAGATTACGAAGGCGTCATTCGCGAGAACAAAGAGCTGAGCAATCAGCTGCTGTCCGTTCAGGAGAAGCTTGATCATTTTGCAACGATTGAAGAGACGCTCAGCAAAACCATTATTATCGCGCAGGAAGCTGCCGATGATGTGAAGAGCAATGCCAAAAAAGAGGCACAGTTGATCGTGAAGGAAGCGGAGAAAAATGCGGACCGGATCGTAAATGAGTCTTTGTCTAAATCACGTAAAATTGCTTTGGAAGTAGAAGAACTGAAAAAGCAGGCATCCATCTATCGTGCCCGTTTCCGTACACTTGTGGAAGCGCAGCTTGAACTGTTGTCGCAGGACGGCTGGGAAGCGCTGGAGAGCCGGGAGCAGGAAGTCCGTGATCGTGAGCGGGAAATGAAAGAAATTTATTAG
- a CDS encoding YlmH family RNA-binding protein — protein sequence MSGEIYEHFSHDERDFVDKASDWIERAGKLHDMKLTDFLDPRQVFILQTLVNRRDDVQIRLDGGYEAAERKRALIAPDYRYLDDEDMGMQVMSITSDDQKIKELEHGDYMGALLGLGMKRGKIGDIQVLEDGCHTVVASETGAFLSLQLNQVHRVHVFTELLELDQMKWSESKLEIMDITVASLRLDGICADVYRLSRSKVLVPIKAGRCRVNWKVEEDPSKSLKAGDVVSIQGFGRFKVLEQDGLTKKGRCRVKIGKFA from the coding sequence ATGAGCGGTGAAATATACGAGCATTTTAGTCACGACGAGCGGGATTTTGTGGATAAAGCCTCAGACTGGATTGAACGTGCAGGCAAGCTTCATGACATGAAGCTAACTGACTTTCTTGATCCGAGACAGGTCTTTATTTTACAAACACTTGTCAACCGTCGAGATGATGTACAGATCCGTCTGGATGGCGGTTATGAAGCCGCTGAACGCAAACGTGCGCTGATTGCACCGGATTATCGATATCTGGATGATGAAGATATGGGTATGCAGGTGATGAGCATTACATCTGACGATCAGAAGATCAAGGAGCTGGAGCATGGGGACTATATGGGTGCCCTGCTCGGGCTTGGCATGAAACGTGGCAAGATCGGTGATATTCAAGTGCTGGAGGACGGGTGCCATACTGTGGTGGCGTCGGAAACCGGCGCTTTTTTATCGCTTCAACTGAATCAGGTGCACCGGGTACATGTATTTACGGAGCTATTGGAATTGGACCAAATGAAATGGTCCGAGAGCAAACTGGAGATCATGGACATCACGGTCGCTTCCCTTCGTCTGGATGGAATCTGTGCAGATGTGTATCGGCTTAGTCGCAGCAAGGTGTTGGTTCCGATTAAGGCTGGTCGTTGTCGTGTGAACTGGAAAGTGGAGGAAGATCCGTCCAAATCGCTGAAAGCTGGGGATGTGGTATCCATTCAGGGTTTTGGTCGATTCAAGGTACTGGAACAGGATGGGTTGACCAAAAAGGGACGCTGCCGCGTGAAAATCGGCAAATTTGCCTAA
- a CDS encoding YggT family protein has protein sequence MQQIEVVLYTLYQIYFYMVIVYILMSWLPNARESFIGEWLGKLVEPYLSPFRRFIPPLFGMLDISPIVALIVLQLALNGLISILRYLVY, from the coding sequence TTGCAACAGATTGAAGTTGTGTTGTATACGCTATACCAGATTTATTTTTACATGGTCATTGTCTACATATTGATGTCATGGCTTCCCAACGCACGGGAGAGCTTCATCGGTGAATGGCTGGGCAAGTTAGTGGAACCTTACCTGAGTCCTTTCCGTCGATTTATTCCGCCTTTGTTCGGTATGTTGGATATTTCCCCGATTGTGGCGTTGATTGTTCTTCAACTCGCGCTTAATGGGCTGATCTCCATACTCCGGTATTTGGTATATTAG
- a CDS encoding cell division protein SepF: MGVMNKFMNFLGLQEEEEIVERERLAAQEENESDQQEAETSSLDKRRNQRGNNVVSIHSQKNVKVVLYEPRSYDEAQEIADHLRSHRTVVVNLQRVRQDQALRVIDFLSGTVYALGGGISKIGGNIFLCTPDTVEIQGAITEILADSEQDYNRMR; encoded by the coding sequence ATGGGCGTAATGAATAAATTTATGAATTTCCTCGGGCTTCAGGAAGAGGAAGAAATTGTGGAACGTGAGCGGCTGGCGGCACAAGAGGAAAATGAATCTGACCAGCAGGAAGCTGAAACCTCAAGTCTCGATAAACGTAGAAACCAAAGGGGGAATAATGTGGTGAGCATTCATTCCCAGAAAAATGTTAAAGTTGTCCTTTATGAACCGCGTTCGTATGACGAAGCTCAGGAGATTGCTGACCATCTGCGCTCCCATCGTACGGTTGTGGTTAACCTGCAACGGGTGCGTCAGGATCAGGCACTGCGCGTTATTGATTTCTTGAGCGGCACAGTGTATGCACTGGGCGGCGGTATTTCAAAAATTGGCGGTAACATTTTTCTCTGTACGCCAGATACGGTTGAAATTCAGGGAGCAATTACGGAAATACTGGCTGACAGCGAGCAAGATTATAACAGAATGAGGTGA